One genomic region from Terasakiella sp. SH-1 encodes:
- a CDS encoding FAD-binding oxidoreductase — protein sequence MPLSANILQSLHSIVGDTGFVTKQSEIAPFLVESRNKFHGKCDALIKPATPQEVAEVLAACNDHDIPVVPQGGNTGHCGGAVPNGGILLNLSRLNHIREIDALNATISVDAGCILHNIQTAADQAGLYFPLSLAAQGSCQIGGNLATNAGGIHVLRYGNTRELTLGLEVALPDGRLWNGMRALRKDNTGYDLKHLFIGSEGTLGVITGAVLKLSAKPKDHATAFLGALSPADLMEVFALLREQFGEELTAFEIMPRFGLEISIKHMTGTRDPFHTPYHWYAVVDIATSRPDSDLQSDLEDALHPLFDRGFLQNATVAQDMEQANQLWALRENMSEAQKREGGSIKHDVSVPVSKIAEFIEETSHMIGNIVPNSRICAFGHMGDGNIHFNISQPEEMKKVSFLAHWNDFNEIVHEMAEKVGGSFSAEHGIGQLKTEEMELFRGGVELDMMRALKQTFDPNNIMNPGKVIKDTKGG from the coding sequence ATGCCCCTATCCGCCAACATTCTTCAATCTCTTCACTCCATCGTCGGAGATACAGGCTTTGTCACCAAACAAAGTGAGATTGCCCCTTTTCTGGTGGAAAGTCGCAACAAGTTTCACGGCAAATGCGATGCGCTGATTAAACCCGCCACCCCGCAGGAAGTTGCCGAAGTTCTCGCAGCCTGTAATGATCACGACATCCCTGTAGTGCCGCAAGGGGGCAACACTGGTCATTGTGGCGGGGCGGTCCCCAACGGGGGGATATTGCTCAATCTCTCCCGGCTTAATCATATCCGCGAGATTGATGCACTGAATGCAACCATCAGTGTGGATGCAGGATGTATTTTGCACAACATCCAAACTGCTGCAGATCAAGCCGGATTATATTTCCCCCTGTCCCTTGCTGCACAAGGCAGCTGCCAAATCGGCGGAAATCTTGCCACCAATGCAGGGGGCATTCATGTTTTGCGCTATGGCAACACACGAGAACTCACTCTCGGTCTCGAAGTTGCCCTGCCCGATGGTCGCCTGTGGAATGGCATGCGGGCCTTGCGCAAGGACAATACGGGCTATGATCTCAAACACCTGTTTATCGGATCTGAAGGCACCTTGGGAGTGATTACAGGCGCTGTTTTAAAGCTATCGGCCAAACCCAAAGATCACGCAACGGCTTTTCTTGGCGCTTTAAGCCCAGCAGATTTAATGGAAGTCTTTGCCTTGTTGCGTGAGCAGTTTGGTGAAGAACTCACAGCCTTTGAAATCATGCCCCGTTTTGGTCTGGAAATCAGCATCAAACATATGACGGGAACACGGGACCCTTTTCACACCCCTTATCACTGGTACGCCGTGGTGGATATCGCAACCTCGCGCCCTGACAGTGACTTGCAAAGCGATTTGGAAGATGCCCTGCATCCCTTGTTTGATCGTGGCTTCCTGCAAAATGCCACGGTCGCGCAAGATATGGAACAAGCCAATCAGCTTTGGGCCTTGCGTGAAAATATGTCAGAAGCCCAAAAACGCGAAGGAGGCTCCATCAAACATGACGTATCGGTGCCTGTCTCAAAAATTGCTGAATTTATCGAAGAAACCAGTCACATGATTGGAAACATCGTCCCCAATTCCCGTATTTGTGCCTTTGGTCATATGGGAGATGGTAATATCCATTTTAACATCAGCCAGCCAGAAGAAATGAAGAAGGTGTCCTTCTTGGCCCACTGGAATGACTTCAACGAAATCGTCCATGAAATGGCAGAAAAAGTCGGCGGGTCTTTCAGCGCAGAACACGGTATTGGTCAACTTAAAACAGAAGAAATGGAATTATTCAGAGGCGGTGTGGAACTCGACATGATGCGCGCCCTGAAACAAACCTTTGATCCCAATAATATTATGAATCCAGGAAAAGTTATCAAAGATACTAAAGGTGGGTAA
- the gatC gene encoding Asp-tRNA(Asn)/Glu-tRNA(Gln) amidotransferase subunit GatC — translation MSSLDKDTVKNIAFLSRIEVADEKLEPLAQDLTKILDWVEQLSEVDTDGVEPMTSVAAQSLHWRKDEVTSGDQPDLVLNNAPDQDDHCYLVPKVVE, via the coding sequence ATGTCTTCATTGGACAAAGATACCGTCAAGAACATTGCTTTTCTCTCACGCATCGAAGTCGCTGATGAAAAGCTGGAGCCGCTTGCTCAGGACTTGACCAAAATCCTTGATTGGGTTGAACAACTTTCAGAAGTTGATACAGACGGCGTAGAGCCGATGACATCCGTTGCTGCACAGTCCTTGCACTGGCGCAAAGATGAAGTGACCAGCGGCGACCAGCCGGATTTGGTCCTTAATAATGCACCGGATCAAGACGATCACTGTTACCTCGTTCCCAAGGTGGTTGAATAA
- a CDS encoding M48 family metalloprotease — protein MFSPAMPQTKLIRRMTKSGVEVDICPQSGGIWLDQGELFLLAKKPQLMEQLFHKYYEQTSEQGRICPRSGVPMQICSLHNIARFEQSPTNGGLWFDAEEWQKLLKWSPLLDFELCEDILIEPEQQKTAPLPSLGLHTVKLLVLLNAFFLGTGWLAGYTFNLDIPLHILILLDILICLVSFLASPWIIDATVAYFYKSKLNAFDDLPPHLRHFIDRLAQHHNMARPALHLILDGAPQAFTYGHTPDTARIVLSTGLLKILGEKELEAVCAHEMGHAKHWDIALMSWVELYPLVFYQLFRMTIPRPSEDRSAYAGGISAFFFLLYVLSEYLALGLSRVRELHADRFAATAQQNGHYLSSALIKIGYGLIHGSSESAPSTDKPHSVKQFEALNIMGINSAGSLMVPRLSNDLPHSPDELKQVMKWDLWNPWARWYELSSTHPLIARRLQHLGNCSKAMGQKPYVDFNLKKPESYWDDFAIDFSIYLLPWIGLFCVPLGQILWQFVNLSISMTSTNWLEILKAIDLAHTVHVPAAFLTCAIGLAIKAYVRYPLGHYVKSAIASLLKTVKVSNVRPVPCTIRGRIIGKGNPGSFFSDDFYIQDETGMMYLSHRTPLSIMEFFFGFILAKRYIGKEVEIIGWYRRAPVPYIEVKELRCLDESEAPIKTSVWAWSYALPGLIALISLYFWNIG, from the coding sequence ATGTTTTCCCCCGCAATGCCCCAAACCAAATTGATCCGCCGCATGACAAAATCCGGTGTCGAAGTCGATATTTGCCCACAAAGCGGAGGCATTTGGCTGGATCAAGGTGAACTTTTCTTGCTGGCGAAAAAACCGCAGTTGATGGAGCAGCTCTTTCATAAATATTATGAACAGACCTCTGAACAAGGGCGAATATGCCCCCGTTCCGGCGTTCCCATGCAAATTTGTTCCTTGCACAATATTGCCCGATTTGAACAAAGCCCAACCAATGGTGGATTATGGTTTGATGCTGAGGAATGGCAAAAACTGCTCAAATGGTCCCCCTTGTTGGACTTTGAGCTGTGCGAAGACATCCTGATTGAACCTGAACAGCAAAAAACAGCCCCCTTGCCTTCTTTAGGACTGCATACCGTAAAGCTCCTTGTTTTGCTTAATGCCTTCTTTTTAGGAACGGGGTGGCTGGCTGGATATACCTTCAATCTTGATATCCCTTTGCATATCCTCATTCTGCTCGATATTTTGATTTGTCTTGTCAGTTTTTTGGCCTCCCCCTGGATTATTGATGCAACCGTAGCCTATTTTTACAAAAGTAAACTCAATGCCTTTGATGACCTTCCCCCACACCTGCGCCATTTCATCGACAGACTGGCCCAACACCATAATATGGCCCGCCCCGCTCTCCATCTGATTTTAGACGGTGCCCCACAGGCATTCACATATGGTCATACACCTGACACTGCCCGCATCGTCCTTTCAACCGGATTGCTAAAAATATTGGGGGAAAAAGAACTTGAAGCCGTCTGCGCCCACGAAATGGGTCATGCCAAACATTGGGATATCGCCTTGATGAGCTGGGTCGAACTCTATCCTCTGGTGTTTTATCAACTTTTTCGTATGACAATCCCACGTCCAAGTGAAGATCGCTCCGCTTACGCAGGTGGGATCAGTGCCTTTTTCTTTCTGCTTTATGTTCTGTCTGAATATCTGGCCCTGGGGTTATCACGTGTGCGTGAACTGCATGCTGATCGTTTTGCCGCCACGGCCCAGCAAAATGGTCATTACCTTTCTTCTGCCCTGATTAAAATCGGATATGGCCTTATCCATGGTTCAAGCGAAAGCGCCCCCTCGACAGACAAGCCCCACAGTGTCAAACAATTTGAAGCCCTGAATATCATGGGGATCAATTCTGCAGGCAGTCTCATGGTGCCCCGCCTGTCAAACGACTTGCCCCATAGTCCAGATGAACTGAAACAAGTTATGAAATGGGATTTATGGAACCCTTGGGCACGTTGGTATGAGCTATCCTCCACTCATCCCTTGATTGCACGACGCCTGCAACATTTGGGCAATTGCTCCAAAGCCATGGGGCAAAAACCTTATGTAGATTTTAATCTGAAAAAACCAGAATCCTACTGGGATGATTTTGCCATCGACTTTTCCATCTATCTGTTGCCTTGGATCGGCCTGTTCTGCGTGCCCTTGGGACAAATCCTGTGGCAGTTTGTAAACTTGAGTATATCCATGACATCAACAAACTGGCTGGAAATTCTAAAAGCCATTGATTTGGCACATACGGTTCACGTCCCGGCTGCTTTTCTCACCTGTGCCATAGGGTTGGCAATTAAGGCATACGTACGTTACCCCTTGGGACATTATGTCAAAAGCGCCATCGCCAGCCTGCTAAAAACCGTCAAGGTTTCTAACGTCCGTCCCGTGCCCTGTACAATACGCGGGCGCATTATCGGCAAGGGTAATCCCGGTTCTTTTTTCAGCGACGATTTTTATATCCAAGATGAAACTGGCATGATGTATCTCAGCCATCGCACGCCCCTTTCCATCATGGAGTTCTTTTTTGGTTTTATCCTGGCCAAACGCTATATCGGCAAAGAAGTTGAGATCATCGGCTGGTATCGCCGCGCCCCGGTTCCCTATATTGAAGTCAAAGAACTTCGTTGCCTTGATGAGAGTGAAGCCCCTATTAAGACCTCAGTATGGGCCTGGAGTTATGCCCTGCCCGGCCTGATTGCGCTCATCAGTCTGTATTTTTGGAATATTGGCTAG
- a CDS encoding ATP-binding protein, with product MIQKTTSPPENDPDFDHKKKLYLTGAIIFCLSLSLVALWEIYTSRQTALNQTTEQVRSSSFLVSEWITGSFEVVKHKDMTLRAKVLPSDIAIPPVDMERYKELETFLVAEGKTIPQLLTVGYTNHECYTVIGATRGVYKSKGKTYPNKNFKGILLPVGMDNKHRDACRGLVDFPERESYLSKIYDGYTGEKTMAYVHRVRNEQNEFVGISVVSFTMTFFQQWLNKLNVKHEGLFAITDLEGGILAQLPQTEKTKEQQKLSPAFLKLLPQSADSPLYQTVQNNGHLIHIKRVEGLPFYVVIALEQDALLATWRGKLYSYVFGLALIWFLMTIFIREHFRTVNQSIQLHEFALYERSKNEEKARFLAMLSHELKTPISVIRMALGSDQMTPHIRETAEQAITDMDFVIGRSKDVEQLDAGKMELDIAKHDILSSLKNIMATLDSEDRFALGDCPQPTITTDGRLLSIILTNLLHNAVKYSTPEKQIEINFAIVERNKHQRIEISIANHPGQAGWPDPTMVFTKYYRHVKAQRISGSGLGLYLVHGITKLLKGQIEYKPNENQIRFVLQLPISLKQE from the coding sequence GTGATTCAAAAGACAACATCTCCCCCAGAAAATGACCCTGATTTTGATCACAAGAAAAAACTCTATTTAACAGGGGCCATCATCTTTTGCCTGTCCCTCAGCCTTGTGGCTCTCTGGGAAATTTATACATCTCGTCAAACGGCGCTTAACCAAACAACAGAACAGGTTCGCTCTTCATCTTTTCTGGTGTCGGAATGGATCACAGGCTCTTTTGAAGTTGTCAAACACAAGGACATGACCTTACGGGCAAAGGTGCTCCCTTCTGATATTGCCATCCCTCCCGTGGATATGGAACGCTATAAAGAGCTGGAAACCTTTCTTGTCGCAGAAGGAAAAACCATCCCGCAGCTTCTCACCGTCGGTTATACAAATCATGAATGCTATACGGTGATTGGCGCAACGCGGGGTGTTTATAAATCCAAGGGCAAAACCTATCCCAACAAGAATTTCAAAGGCATACTGCTCCCCGTCGGCATGGATAATAAACATCGCGATGCCTGTCGCGGCCTGGTCGATTTTCCAGAACGAGAAAGCTATCTGTCTAAAATCTATGATGGCTATACTGGTGAAAAAACAATGGCCTATGTTCATCGTGTTCGAAATGAACAAAATGAATTTGTCGGAATTTCTGTTGTTTCCTTCACCATGACCTTCTTCCAGCAGTGGTTGAATAAATTAAATGTGAAGCATGAAGGCTTATTTGCCATTACGGACCTAGAAGGCGGCATTCTGGCGCAACTCCCCCAAACAGAAAAAACGAAAGAACAACAAAAACTTTCCCCAGCCTTCCTTAAACTGTTACCCCAAAGTGCTGATAGCCCGCTATATCAAACGGTTCAAAATAACGGCCACCTTATCCATATAAAACGTGTGGAAGGGCTTCCTTTTTATGTTGTCATCGCCTTGGAACAAGACGCGCTACTGGCTACATGGCGGGGGAAGCTCTATAGTTATGTTTTTGGCCTCGCCTTAATCTGGTTCTTGATGACCATCTTTATTCGAGAACATTTTCGCACCGTCAACCAGTCTATCCAGCTGCATGAATTTGCCCTGTATGAACGTTCAAAAAACGAAGAAAAAGCCCGTTTTCTCGCCATGCTTTCCCATGAGTTAAAAACACCGATCTCTGTTATCCGCATGGCACTTGGTAGCGATCAGATGACCCCGCATATTCGGGAAACAGCCGAACAAGCTATTACGGATATGGATTTCGTCATCGGCCGCAGTAAAGATGTGGAACAACTGGATGCCGGTAAAATGGAACTGGATATCGCCAAGCATGATATCCTTTCGAGCCTTAAAAACATCATGGCAACTTTAGATTCAGAAGATCGGTTCGCCCTTGGGGACTGCCCCCAGCCCACGATTACAACAGATGGTCGCCTCTTATCTATCATTCTGACCAACCTGCTTCATAATGCGGTCAAATATTCCACCCCGGAAAAACAAATTGAGATTAATTTTGCCATTGTGGAACGCAACAAACACCAACGGATTGAAATCAGTATTGCCAATCATCCCGGCCAAGCAGGCTGGCCGGACCCCACAATGGTTTTCACCAAATATTATCGCCACGTCAAAGCCCAACGCATTAGCGGAAGCGGGCTGGGGTTATATCTTGTCCATGGCATTACCAAGTTATTAAAAGGACAAATTGAGTATAAGCCGAACGAAAACCAGATTCGCTTCGTTCTACAGCTCCCTATATCCCTCAAGCAAGAATGA